DNA from Pelobacter propionicus DSM 2379:
ACAGGGCTGACCAGCAGGGCGCGGGCGCGGCAGAAGCTGTTTCCGTCGTCATCGTCGGCGCCGGCATCGCCGGGGTCTCCGCAGCCGAGTCGATCCGTCGCGCATCTCCCGCGGCGCGAATCACCCTGCTGGGCAAGGAACCGGACCTCCCCTACTACCGCATCAACCTGACCCGCTACCTGGCCGGAGAAATCTCCCGCGACGACCTGACCATGCACCCGGAGCAGTGGTACACCGACAACGACATCATTCTCCGCCTCTCCACCGAGATGCGCGGCTTCGACCCCGCGAGCGGGCATCTGACCCTGCACACCCACGAGCAGCTCGCCTTCGACCGCCTGATCCTGGCCATGGGGGCCCACCCCTTCGTCCCCCCCATCCCCGGAGCCACCCGCAAAAACGTGACGGTCCTGCGCACCCTGGGGGACGCCGACTTCATCCTCGGCCAGCTGCGCCCCGGCCTGAACTGCACCATCATCGGCGGCGGCGTCCTGGGGCTGGAGGCGGCCGGTGCCCTGGTCAAGCGCGGCGCATCTGTTACCCAGCTGGAAGGGTTCCCCTGGCTGATGCCCCAGCAACTCAACCGTACCGCCGGCGGGCTGCTGGCCAGACATGCCGAAAAACTAGGCATCACAATCCGCACCGACGCGCGCATCAAACAGATCGACGGCGACGAACGGGTGCACGGCGTCCTGCTGGAGAGCGGAGAGAGCATCGCTTCGGACCTGGTGGTCATCACTGCCGGAGTACGCTGCAACAGCTATCTGCCGCGCCAGGCACAGCTTACGGTCAACCAGGGGGTAGTTGTCGACGACCATCTCAAGAGCAGCGCAGGGAACATCCTTGCCGTGGGGGATCTTGCCGAGCACCGCGGCGTTTGCTACGGCACCTGGGTTCCGGCCCAGTTCCAGGGAAGCATCGCCGGGCTGAACGCCGTGGGAGGAAAGGTGGAGTTCGCCGGTATCCCCCGCTCCAACACCCTCAAGGTGCTCAACTTCGACCTGTTCAGCATCGGACAGGTTCACCCCGACGACGGCAGCTACCAGAGCTTTGAACAGATGGGCAACGATTGCTATCACTATGTCGTTTTCCGGGACAGCCGGCTGGTGGGCGCAATCCTGATGGGAGACATGGGACCGGCAGCAGCCATCAAGCACCTGATCGAAGCCAGGACGTCCTGCAGCGATCTGCTGCACAGAAATCCCGACATAGATGGGATCCTTGCCTTCATCGCGGCCGGTTCCCGCTAGGTTTCCTGGCTGCCCCTCCGCCCACAATCCGTTCGGAGGGCGGCGATGCCATTTCGGGGCGGACGCGTCCGGCGTATCCGCCCCGAACATCGTGGAGCCGCTTTCTCCCTACGCTGTGTAACAGTGAGAGTGGGTTGTTACTCTAACGAGTAATTCCCTGATAGCAAATACTCACACAAACCCCTTCCCCTGTCCGCCGCCATCCAAGCCACGCGCGCGCAACTGCCCAACAAAGCAGCATAATGCACAAGATAGCGGCGCCTGCCCGCAAAAGGGTACGAGCATTGCATGCATATTGAGCTCTTGCCTGGGTGGCTGCATATTTTTGCAACACCAAACACCGGAAGAGCGCTCAACGGAAGCTCTGGTCTGCCGATAAAATGTGCTCGACACCCCGGAACATGCCCACCCGGCAGGCACTCTTTGCTACCCAACGGGTAAAGCATCCATACACCAAAGGAGAAGAAAACGATGGTAAGCATGGCTAAAGTTGACGAAAAACTGCATGGCATCTATCAGGACGTCGTGAAGCGCAACCCTGGCGAAGTCGAGTACCACCAGGCAGTTGCCGAAGTTCTGGAGACTCTCGGACCTGTGGTTGCCAAAAACCCGGAATACCTGGAGCGCAAGATCATCGAGCGCATCTGTGAGCCAGAGCGTCAGATCATCTTCAGGGTGCCCTGGCAGGACGACAAGGGCGAAGTCCACATCAACCGCGGCTTCCGCGTCCAGTTCAACTCGGCCATCGGCCCCTACAAGGGTGGCATCCGCTTCCATCCTTCCGTCTACCTGGGCATCATCAAGTTCCTCGGCTTCGAGCAGATCTTCAAGAACTCCCTCACCGGCATGCCCATCGGCGGCGGCAAGGGCGGTTCCGACTTCGATCCCAAGGGCAGATCTGATGACGAAATCATGCGCTTCTGCCAGAGCTTCATTACCGAACTGTTCCGCCACCTGGGCGAGCACACCGATGTGCCGGCCGGCGACATCGGTGTTGGCGGCCGCGAGATCGGCTACATGTTCGGCCAGTACAAGCGCCTCACCAACCGCTGGGAAGCGGGCGTGCTGACCGGCAAGGGGCTCAAGTGGGGCGGTTCGCTGGTTCGCCCGGAGGCCACCGGCTACGGGGCAACCTACTTCGTCAACGAAGCCCTCAAGGTGCGCAATGACTCCCTGGAAGGCAAGACCTGCCTGGTTTCCGGTTCCGGCAACGTGGCCATCTACACCATCGAGAAGATCCAGCAGCTGGGCGGCAAATGCGTTGCCTGCTCCGACAGCAACGGCGTGATCTACCATGAGAATGGTCTCGACCTGGCGCTGATCAAGCAACTCAAGGAAGTGGAGCGTCGCCGCATCGCCGACTACGCCAGCTACCACAAGGATGCCAGGTACACCGCCAACGGCAATATCTGGGAGATCCCCTGCCAGGTGGCCATGCCCTCCGCGACCCAGAACGAGATCAACGGCAAGGACGCCGCAATCCTGGTCAAGAACGGCTGCATCGCCGTAGGCGAAGGCGCCAACATGCCGACCAATCCGGACGGCATCAAGGTGTTCCAGGACGCCAAGATCGCCTACTGCCCGGGCAAGGCCTGCAACGCCGGCGGCGTCGCCACCTCTGCCCTGGAAATGCAGCAGAACGCCCAGCGCGACTCCTGGACCTTCGAAGAGACCGAGAAGAAGCTGGAGAAGATCATGGTCGGCATCCACAAGCTCTGCTACAAGACCGCCGAAGAGTATGGCCAGGCCGGAAACTACGTGCTCGGCGCCAACATCGCCGGTTTCATCAAGGTTGCCGACGCAATGGTTGCCCACGGCCTTATCTAGCCTTTGCGCAGCATTCAGTTCCTGCCACAAAAAAACCCCGCTCTCTGCGGGGTTTTTTTGTGGGCGCCGCGACCGCAGGCCGGGATCAGGTCTACGGGTTGCCCGAGCTCGTCAGGCCTCCCGTCGTTCACGGCGCTTGATGTTCGGACAAAACCGGATACAGTTTGTGACAGAGGTTCAGCTATTCCCGTGCGAAAGGAGTCAGGCCATGAAAGCAGCCATACGCAGCACGCTCCTGTTTTCCCTGTCCCTGACCTGCATGCCCCTTGTGCTGCAGGCGGCAGATAACGGAAAGGAATTTGTCGGCTCTGAAAAATGCCGGAGCTGCCATATCCAGGAGTACAACAGCTGGAAGGAGAGCTACCATGCCAAGATAGTGCGTCCCCGGAAGGCGGGAATGCTGAAGGAGGCCTTTGAAAAGTGGACATCCGACGGAACCGGTCCAGGGCCCACCAAGGGCAACATCACCGGAAAGGCCCACACGCTCGATGACGTACAGTATGTGGTTGGCTCCAGGTGGAAGCAACGCTACCTGGTGAAAAACGAGCAGACAGGCAATCTGCAGTTCATGGACAAGCAGTTCAACCGCCTGTCGGGCATGTGGGAGAACTACGGCCAGAAGAACGACTGGGACACCCAGTGCGCCACCTGCCACACCACCGGCTACCGCATCACCAGCTATGACGAAAAAGCGAAGAGAACCACCGGCAGCACGTTCTCCGAGCGCGGCATCGGCTGTGAGGCCTGCCATGGGCCGGGGGCAAAGCATGTGAAGGCGAAAGGGATACAGCGGAAGAGAACCATCTTCAATCCCGCCAACGTAGACAGTCAGGCCCAGTCAAAGGTCTGCGGTTACTGCCATGTCAGGGTTGAAAACGAGACATGGCACACCGCCCAGGGCAACCCCCGCGAAGACATGCCGGCGCCCAAACGGGGAGACAGTTACCGGGCGGGTGAAGACTGGACAACCTGGACCGGCATCATCATGCCGGGGCTGCAGGCCGAAAACCCCTTCACCAAGGAGTATACCGGCGACCTGAAAGGTCTCTTCAAGACCGACGAACATGCCAGGGCCAACGGTATCTATGAGGAGGCCAAGCATCACCAGCAGTACCAGGGGTTCATCCAGTCGCAGCATTTCAAGAGCGGGAGCCTTTCCTGCATCACCTGCCACTCTCCCCATGCGGGGAAAGGCAAGCTGAAGAAGGTGGCCAGGAACAGCTGCGGAACATGCCATGCCCCGTCCTACACCGTGGAGAAGTACATGCCAAACACCGGCCAGACAGCGGGCGGCCTGTTCGTCCGTTCCCACACCTTTGGCAAGAACCCGCGCACCGGGGGAGCTGGCGCTGCGGATCTGAAGGAGCCCAATTACTACGAATAGACGGCAGTTCGGGAATGCGGTTACACAAAAAGCGCCTGTTTCAGGCGCTTTTTGTGTAACCGCTCCCTGTTTACCTTAAGGAGATCAGAGACCCTGGAGCTGCTGGTCCAGCAGATGCCGGGGATGGACGTTGGAGAGCGCCTTGAGCATGCTGCTCCTGATATGGGGGATCTCCTGCTCCAGTTCTTTGAGCAGTTCCTTCATACGCCTGCGCTTGAGGTCGGTGGAATCGCTCACCGGGCAGTTGCAGCTGACCACCGGCAGCCCGACCTGGCCCATGAAATCGACGATCTCCTCCTCGGACGCGTACACCAGCGGCCTGATGACGGTGGTGCGGCCGTTGTCGGCCAGCATGTTGGCCGACATGGCCTTGAGCGAACCGACGAAGAACTGGTTCAGCAGCAGCGTCTCGATGAAGTCGTCGCCATGGTGCCCCAGGGCCAGCTTGTTACACCCCAGGCTGTCGGCCAGTCCGTACAGTGCCCCCCGCTTCAGGCGGGCGCAGATGGAGCAGTAGGAGGAGCCGGGGCGGCGCTTCTCGGTGATGATCTCGTAGTGGGTGGTTGTTTCCAGATGGCAGGGGATGCCCAGGGAGGTCACATAGTCACGGACAATATCGCCCCGGTAACCGGGATAGCCGGAGTCGATGATCACGGCCACCAGCTGGAAGTCGATGGGCGCCCGCCGTCGCAGTTCCTCCAGCAGCAGCAAGAGGGTGTAGGAGTCCTTACCCCCCGAAACCCCCACCGCGATACGGTCCCCCTCACGGATCATGGCGAAATCAGCCACCGCTTTTCCCACGGCATGGCGCAGCCGCCTGAACAGCGGCAACTCACGCATCTCCTGCTGCGTCAAGGTCATAGGGTCACTGGCCGCCTTTGGCGTACGCAGCATCCAGGAACCGCTTCACCAGGGGGGAGAACGCCTCGTGTTCCAGCAGGAAGGCGTCGTGGCCGTAGGAGGAACTGATCAGGTGGTACTCCACCTCCTTGCCCAGTTTCCGCAGACAGCTGACCATCTCCTCGGTCTGGCCGGGAGGATAGAGCCAGTCGGAGGAAAAGGCGAAGAACTGCAGCGGAGCGCTGACCCTGGCAAAGGCCTCGGCCATGGATTCGTAGCCCCAGGAGACATCGTACAGGTCCAGTGCCTTGGCCAGGTAGAGGAAGGAGTTGGCGTCGAAACGGCTGACAAAGCTGTAGCCGTTGTAGTCCAGATAGCGCTCCACCTCGAACTGGCCGAAGAAGTCGAACTGGCCGTCACGGGCAGAGAATTTGCGGCCGAACTTGGCCTGCATGGATTCGTCGGACAGGAAGGTGATGTGCCCGATGGCGCGGGCCAGCGCCAGACCGTCCTTGGGGTTGTTCTTGTACTCCCCCTTGCGCCAGGTGGGGTCGTTGAAGATGGACCAGCGGGCGATGGCGTTCATGGAGATGGCCAAAGGCGAGGGGCGGGGGGTGGTGGCCAGCAGGACGGCCGAAGCGATGGCGTCCGGATACTGGGTGATCCACTCCAGAGTCTGCATGCCGCCCATGCTCCCCCCCATGACGGAGAGCAGTCGCCGGATGCCCAGCATCTCGATCAGCAGCTTCTGGGCGCGCACCATGTCCCGGATGGTGATCACCGGAAAGGTCAGGTTGTATCGTTTTCCGGTCTTGGGGTTGATGGAGGCGGGGCCGGTGGAGCCGAAACAAGAACCGATCACGTTGGAGCAGATCACGAAGTAGCGGTCGGTGTCCAGCAGTCGGCCGGGACCTACGATGGCATCCCACCACCCCGGCTTGGTATCGTTCTCGCTCTGTTTTCCGGCCAGGTGGGCGCTGCCGGTCCAGGCGTGTTCCACCAGGATGGCATTGGATGCGTCGGTGTTGAGGGTTCCGTAGGTCTCGTAGGCAATGGTGATGGGGGCCAGGATTCGTCCGCTATCCAGCCTGATGCCGTCACTGATGGTTATGGACTGTTCCCTTACGATGCTGACGGACATGAGAAAACCCCTTCACGGAAATGAAAAGGGGCTGTTACGACACGATCACAGCACACCCTCTCATCTTTGCCTGACGGCAGGAATTAGCACCTGGCGCCATGACGGCCGGTTGCTGTGGTTTCACAGGGCCTTTCCCTCCACCACTCTTGATAAGCAAGGTTTATGGAGCATAACAATACGGAAGAAGAGGATTATTGTCAACGAAATATGCCGGCCACCCCACGCGAGACAGCCTGAAAAGCTCTGGAAAACAGGGGGGCCATCTGCTATAGTCCGCAGCTGTAATCACCCATGGAATCAAGCTGTTTACGAGGAGGTTCTTCATGAAAAAACCGCTGATGCTGCTGACCCTGCTGATCCTGACGTTCTCCTACGGTTGCGCCCAGAATCATTTCAATGTGCCCGAGGAGAATTACGCCAGCAGGGTGCGGATACTGGGAGTGGCCCCCATTATCATCGATGAGGAATCTGACATACGGCACCCCCAGAAGGAGCAGCTGATATCCCTGCTGGCCCAGTTCAACCGAGCAAGTGAGCGGCAGATGGTCGCCCGCTTGAAGGAAACCGGCAACTACTACAGCGTAGCCCTGCTGGAGGGGGACCCCAGCTCCATGCTGCCGAACATGCTCTTCCGCCGCGAGAGGCGCGACGATGCATCCATCCAGTACAACAAGTATTTCTGGAAGAGCGAAGAACTACGCCGTTATATCCGCGAAAATAAGCTGGATGCAGTCATGCTGATGGTTGTCAGCGGACTGGCCAAAAACGACAAGGTCTACTCCAACACCAGGCTCTCGTCATTGGCCGGCGACTACAACTACCTGATCATGTCCGCGCAGATCCTGGACGCCAACGGTACGGTACTCTGGGAGTACCCCAACTTCCGCGGCCGCACCATCTCCCATGAGCCGATGATCGCCCTGCAGTACCCCGATTTCAGCGAAGCAGAGGCCAATGGCCTCGAAAAAGCCAACATCAAATTCAAGACCATCGAGGGGATCAGGCGCAGGTTCAATGAAAAGCGGAAGGATTTCCTGCGCCGCGAAACCAGAGAGGGCGAGGTCTACGCCCGGCAGTTCGATGACATGATTTCACTCCTCAAGTATGACCTGCCCAGAGACGAAAAAGGCGCGCCCTTGCCGGAAAAAGCCAAGCCGGCCGTGACGCCCCAGGCGCTACCGGCCACGACTCCGGCCGTTCCCGCGGCGAAGCCGGTGACGGTCCCTGCCCCAACAGCGGCAACGCCGGTTGCCCCTGCCCCGCGGACAACCGAACCCAACGTCCCGTCGACAGCGGTGGACGATGCCGCCGCTCTGGAGGAGATCGTGCCGGCACCAGAGGAGAGCAAGTAGAAGAGCGCCCTGCGGACAAGAACGAAACACAACGCCCCTCCGGATGAAACACCGGAGGGGCGTTGTGCGTTGCGGTTCTGGTGAAAAGCTACGGTTTCCTGATGATCATCAGCGACAGGTAGTCGGGGGTATGGGTGGCCATGGCATCGATGCCGGTCAGAATTTTCTGGCGGGCGCTGCCGACCCGTTCCACGAACAGCGCACTCTCCGAGCGTCCGGTCTCCTTCAGCAGCTTCAGAATATCGGCGTAGAGCGGCTTGACCTTCAGCAACACCACTGTTTCGAACTCCTGCAGCGCACTAGCTATCGCCTCGATACCGGCCGTGGCCGGAATGACCACGATCTTCTCCTCTGCCTCGGCCAGGGGCACTCCCGCCACGGCAGCGGCGGTATTGATGCTGGATATGCCCGGAACGATCTCCACCGGGAGTGCGGGGTAGCTCTCGCGGAAGATGCGCAGCAGGTAGATGAAGGTGGAGTAGAGCAGGGGGTCGCCGATGGTTATGAAGGCCACGTCCTTGCCCGCCTGAATCCGCTCGGCCATGAGTGCCGCAGCCTCCTGCCAGGCCGGGATCAGCCGCGATTTGTCCGACGTCATGGGGAACTGATGGATGATCAGTTCCTGGCGGGTCTCATCCACGAATTCCCGCACCGTTTCATGGGCCACGCTGGCGTCGCCGGGGTGCGATACCGGTGCCAGGATCACATCGGCCTGGCGCAGGATGCGCTCTGCCTTTCTCGTCAGGAGTTCCGGATCACCCGGACCGACTCCAACTGCAAAGAGTGTTGCCATCAGTGTGTGCTCCCCTTGTGGGCTGTGATGATGTAGACCGGGTTCTGGGCTTCGAACAGCTTGAACTCGGTCAGCTTACGGGTTCTGGAGATGTTGACGCAACTGGCCGCCACGTCGTAGCCATGGTCCTCCAGGTATTCCACCGACTTGGCCAGGGTATCCAGGGTGACCGCGTTCAGCACGATCAATCCTTCCGGCTTGAGGCGCCTGTCCACCGCATCGATGATATCCTCAAGCTGCCCGCCTGCTCCGCCGATGAACACCCGGTCCGGATCGGGCAGTTCGTCCAGCCCTTCCGGGGCATAGGCCTCGATCAGCTTGACATTGCGGGCGCAGAATTTCTTCAGGTTCTCCTGGATATAGCCGACGCAGGCCGGGTTGCGCTCCAGGGCGAAGATACGGCCGTTGGGCATCAGGTTGGAGGCCTCGATGGACACGGAGCCGCTCCCCGCGCCGATGTCCCACATCACCAGGTCGTCCTGGATCTGCAGTTTGGCCAGGGTGACCGCCCGCACCTCCTGCTTGGTGATCAGCTTCTTGACGGTCTGGAACTCGTCGTCGGCGATGCCGATCAGCGGATACTGCACCAGGTTCGGTTCATAGGTCTTGATCAGGATCAGGATATTCAGGTCGGAGGCTTTAAGCTCCAGCAGGCCGCGCACGTCGGTGCGGGTGAATTTTTCACTGTCCAGCCCCAGGTCTTCGCACAGCCAAGCCTCATACCCTTCGGCGCCCCGCTCGATCATCTCCCGCGCGATGGCGGCGGGGGTGTTGACCTTGTCGGTCAGGACGCAGGCCTTCTCGGAAGCCACGATCTTGTCCACCGCCGCATGCAGCCCCCTGCCATGTGCCGATACGAAGATGGCGTCGTCCCAGGGCTCCTTGATGCGCGAAAAGGCATACTGCATGCTGGTGACGTTAGCGAAGATGGCAATGCGCTCCTTGGGCAGGTTACGCAGCAGGAAGCGGGAGATACCGAAGAAGTTCGGGTCGCCGGAGGCCAGTATGACCACCCGTTTCTCCGTTTCCCTCAGGAACTCCAGCAGCTCGGAGAGCGGTCCCAAAACCATCTTGCTGCCGCCATAGGCGGGAAAGATGTCCAGGTGCCGCTGATGGCCGATCATGACCTCGGTCTTGTCGATAACCGCCAGTGCGGTGGAGCTGAACCCCTCCCACCCCTCGATGCCGGCGCCGACCAGATATATCTTGTGCTGTGCCATGTAGTAGCCCCAGATGGGTTAGTGAGTCAAACGCGGACACTATAGCATCTCACGGGGGAAAAATCACCGCAAGAATGGGCGGGCGTTTGGAAGTGTTGCTTTTTCAAAAGGTGTGCAGGGGGCACCAGAAGAGAATGCGACGTAAAATATTCACGGTCTGACCAGGCCCCTTGCCTTTTGTCCCGGGTCCTGGGGGTGGGGCCAGATAGTGAGCGTGAGATTCTTCAAGAGGAGATTAAGATGGCATGTGAGAATTGCGGAAGAGATCAGGGAGTCAGCGCATGGACTGGCAAAGTTATACGGCCCCCCGTACAAGACGGGGGGCCGTTACGATCACCACAAGATGTGAGCGTTTCTAGGAGTCTGTCGGGCTTGACCTCAGGGGCGCCCTCTTTTGTGGCCAAGCCGATTAAAAAAGTTCCGTATGTGTTCGTCTTCCCACCGGCAACCTGGTTAATTCAGCCCTTTCAGCGATGACTGCGGTTATTACAGGCTGATTTTCGCTATTTCTCATTCTATCCGGCCAAGACATGCAGCCGTTTGATGTTGTAGGCCATGCAGACGAGGTTCCATTCGCCTTTTACTGCTTCAAAGCCACGAAGAAGAAAGCTTCTGAATCCCATGACCGCCTTGATGATGCCGAAGACCGGTTCCGAGGTGACTTTTCGCTGGGCGTAGATCGCCTTGCCGGAAGGTGTCTTCAGGCGATGCTTCATTCTGGCCACGGAATCGGCATCTTCGGGTAACGGCGGCGGTTCGGCAAAGCGCTCCATCAGTGGCACGTTGTGACTCTGCCGGTCTACGGCAATGTAGGGAGTTATCCCGTTCTCCTCACAGGCAGTTACATTGGTTTCGCTGAAGTAGCCACTGTCAGCTACCAGATCGGTTGCCTTGCCAAGCTTCTCAGGCAGCGCCGCCAGGTTCTCCAGGGTCGGTGTCAGCTCCTGTTTGTCATTGGGATTCTGGGTAACATGGGCCGAAACGATGAGCTTTGATGCTGTATCCACACCGGCCTGGGCGTTGTAAGTCTGCTCGAATCCGCCACCGGAGGTCGGCATGATCCGCGACTCTTCATCGGTCAGATTGACCTGATCTTTGGCAGTGGGGCCGGATTTGGGCGGTTTCGGCTCTTTCCCCTTGGCCTTCTTGCCCGTTGCCTGCTCCTTCTTGGCCCGTTCGGCGACTTTCTTCTCATAAGCGGCCTGTTCACGAGCATGGCGCTCAGCGGCTCGTTTTTCGATCTCGACCTTGGCTGCGGCAATGGCGGAAAGACGCTTTTCCCGACGTTCCAGTTCTTCGGGGATGTTCATGCCGTCCGGAATATCGGCACGGTCCGCTGCCTCGGCCTTTTTGAGCAGTTCGCCAACCTCAGCCTTGATCTGCTCTTCAAGCTTGCAGGCATGCTCATAGCTCAGCGCCTTGTGCTTGGAGGCGTTCGCCTTGATTTTGCTGCCATCCAAACTAACGTTGCCCAGTTTCAGCACCTCCATCTGATGAGCGATCAGCAGAATCTGGGCAAACAGCTTGTTCAGTTGCGGCAGAAAACGCCGGCGGAAGGTGGCAATGGTATCGTGGTCAGGATGACTGTTTGCCGCTATGAACCGGAATGCCACGGAGTCGTAGGTGCTGCGCTCAAGCTTCCGGCTGGAGAATACGCCTGTCGCATAACCGTAAAACAACAATGCTACCAGCATCTCAGGGTTATAGGGCTGCGAGCCTCGGCCGGCATAGGTAGCTTTCAAAGAGCGCAGGTCGAGCTGTTCGACAATTTCGACCACAAACCGGGCCAAGTGCTTTTCTGGTAGCCAATCCTGCAGCGATGGCGGGAGCAGATAGGGTGTTTCCCGGTCAACTTCAATAAACTTTGATTTCATAGTCAACCCCGATACCTAACCAGTTGATATTACCGGACAAATATACGGGATACACCAAGAAAACGCAAGCTAAAGCTGACGACTTATTCAATAAATACAGCAGGTTAACCAATTGAAAACGCCCTGGAGATGACGGCTGAATGCGTTAAGCCCGACAGACTCCTAGAAATAGCGCTTGAGCAGGCCAGCGAAAACCTGTCCGTGACGGGCTTCGTCCTTGCACATTTCGTGGACGGTGTCGTGGATGGCGTCGTAGTTGAGTTGTTTTGCCCTGGTGGCCATGTCCTTCTTCCCCTTGCAGGCACCGTTTTCCGCCTCGACGCGCGCGGCAAGGTTGGCCTTCGTATCGGCCTTGACCACCTCACCCAGAAGTTCGCCAAACTTGGCGGCATGCTCAGCCTCTTCGAAGGCGATGCGCTTGTAGGCTTCAGCCACTTCAGGGTACCCTTCGCGATCAGCCTGACGGCTCATGGCCAGGTACATGCCGACTTCCGTGCATTCTCCCATGAAATGGGCCTTCAATCCTTCAACAAGCTCCGCATCGATCCCCTGGGCCACGCCGATTCTATGCTCATCGGCCCAGCTTAAGGTTCCTGTTTCCCTCGCGGAAAACTTGTCGGCAGTAGCCTTACACTGGGGACATTCAGCGGGGGGAGCAGTGCCTTCAAAAACATAACCACATACAGTGCACACAAATTTCTTCATGAATTCCTCCTTTGGGGGTGTTGTTTTATTTGCATCAGTGTTCGGGTTCGTTATCCGGCTCAACAAAAGACAAAATCAATATTTTATGTCTTTTTACGCCCGTTTTTTCACCATGTCAACAGATAAATCGCCACCTGCCCAGCTCTCTTTCGGATGAGCATCCCCACAACAGCCTGCTGTGTCAGCTTCCACGGGCTGACGGGCCGGGAAACAAACTGTGAAACGCCAAAAAACGAAAACGCCATGAACCCTTGCTTGGCAAGGCTCCACGGCGTTTTGTGCATCAGTTTCAAAATTCTTTATGGCGATCAGCGGAGAGGCCGGGGGAGGCGAAACAGGCGGTCACCCCCCTCACCCCTCACCATCTAACCCTTGGTGGCGCGCTTACGCTTGGTGGGGTCCAACTCCTTCTTGCGCAGGCGAATGGAGAGCGGCGTCACCTCCACCAGCTCGTCGTCGTCGATGAACTCCAGTGCCTGCTCCAGGGTCAGGAGGCGCGGCGGAGTCAGCTTGATGGCGTCGTCGGTTCCCGAGGCGCGCACGTTGGTCAGCTTCTTACCCTTGCAAGGGTTGACGTCCAGGTCGTTGTCCTTGCTGTGCTGGCCGATGATCATGCCGCCATAGACTTCTGTGGCGGCACCGATGAACAGGATGCCACGCGGTTGCAGGGCATCCAGGGAGTAGGCGGTGGTCTCGCCATGCTCCATGGCGATCAGAACGCCGTTCTTCCTGCCCGGGATGTCACCCTTGTAGGGAGCATACTCGTGGAAGGTGTGGGTCATGACCGCCGTGCCGCGGGTGTCGGTCAGAACTTCGCCGCGCAGCCCGATCAGGCCGCGGGCCGGGATGATGAACTCCATGCGCACCATCTCTCCCATGGGGGACATGGCGGCCAGCTCCCCCTTGCGCGGTCCCATCTTTTCGATGATGGCGCCCTGGAATTCGGAGGCCACATCCACCACCAGGTATTCCATAGGCTCGGTCTTGACGCCATCCTTGATGCGGGTAATAACCTCCGGCTTAGAGACCGCCAGCTCGAACCCCTCGCGCCGCATGTTCTCGATCAGGATGGAGAGGTGCAGTTCGCCGCGGCCGGAGACCTTGAAGGTGTCCGGGCTGTCGGTGTCCTCGACCCTGAGGGAGACGTTGGTGCGCAACTCCTTGGTAAGGCGCTCGCGGATGTTACGCGAGGTAACCCATTTCCCCTCGCGACCGGCAAAGGGGGAGGTGTTGACGATGAAGTTCATGGCCAGTGTCGGCTCGTCGATGGAGACGTAGGGGACCGCGATGGGAGTTTCAGCCGAGGCCAGGGTCTCACCGATGCTGATCTCCTCGAAACCGGCCACAGTAACGATATCGCCGGTACCAGCCTCCTCGATCTCCACCTGCTTGAGCCCCTGGTAACCAAGAAGCTTGGTAATGCGGCCTTTCGTAATC
Protein-coding regions in this window:
- the ttcA gene encoding tRNA 2-thiocytidine(32) synthetase TtcA → MTLTQQEMRELPLFRRLRHAVGKAVADFAMIREGDRIAVGVSGGKDSYTLLLLLEELRRRAPIDFQLVAVIIDSGYPGYRGDIVRDYVTSLGIPCHLETTTHYEIITEKRRPGSSYCSICARLKRGALYGLADSLGCNKLALGHHGDDFIETLLLNQFFVGSLKAMSANMLADNGRTTVIRPLVYASEEEIVDFMGQVGLPVVSCNCPVSDSTDLKRRRMKELLKELEQEIPHIRSSMLKALSNVHPRHLLDQQLQGL
- the metX gene encoding homoserine O-acetyltransferase MetX; translation: MSVSIVREQSITISDGIRLDSGRILAPITIAYETYGTLNTDASNAILVEHAWTGSAHLAGKQSENDTKPGWWDAIVGPGRLLDTDRYFVICSNVIGSCFGSTGPASINPKTGKRYNLTFPVITIRDMVRAQKLLIEMLGIRRLLSVMGGSMGGMQTLEWITQYPDAIASAVLLATTPRPSPLAISMNAIARWSIFNDPTWRKGEYKNNPKDGLALARAIGHITFLSDESMQAKFGRKFSARDGQFDFFGQFEVERYLDYNGYSFVSRFDANSFLYLAKALDLYDVSWGYESMAEAFARVSAPLQFFAFSSDWLYPPGQTEEMVSCLRKLGKEVEYHLISSSYGHDAFLLEHEAFSPLVKRFLDAAYAKGGQ
- the gdhA gene encoding NADP-specific glutamate dehydrogenase; translated protein: MAKVDEKLHGIYQDVVKRNPGEVEYHQAVAEVLETLGPVVAKNPEYLERKIIERICEPERQIIFRVPWQDDKGEVHINRGFRVQFNSAIGPYKGGIRFHPSVYLGIIKFLGFEQIFKNSLTGMPIGGGKGGSDFDPKGRSDDEIMRFCQSFITELFRHLGEHTDVPAGDIGVGGREIGYMFGQYKRLTNRWEAGVLTGKGLKWGGSLVRPEATGYGATYFVNEALKVRNDSLEGKTCLVSGSGNVAIYTIEKIQQLGGKCVACSDSNGVIYHENGLDLALIKQLKEVERRRIADYASYHKDARYTANGNIWEIPCQVAMPSATQNEINGKDAAILVKNGCIAVGEGANMPTNPDGIKVFQDAKIAYCPGKACNAGGVATSALEMQQNAQRDSWTFEETEKKLEKIMVGIHKLCYKTAEEYGQAGNYVLGANIAGFIKVADAMVAHGLI
- a CDS encoding multiheme c-type cytochrome; the protein is MKAAIRSTLLFSLSLTCMPLVLQAADNGKEFVGSEKCRSCHIQEYNSWKESYHAKIVRPRKAGMLKEAFEKWTSDGTGPGPTKGNITGKAHTLDDVQYVVGSRWKQRYLVKNEQTGNLQFMDKQFNRLSGMWENYGQKNDWDTQCATCHTTGYRITSYDEKAKRTTGSTFSERGIGCEACHGPGAKHVKAKGIQRKRTIFNPANVDSQAQSKVCGYCHVRVENETWHTAQGNPREDMPAPKRGDSYRAGEDWTTWTGIIMPGLQAENPFTKEYTGDLKGLFKTDEHARANGIYEEAKHHQQYQGFIQSQHFKSGSLSCITCHSPHAGKGKLKKVARNSCGTCHAPSYTVEKYMPNTGQTAGGLFVRSHTFGKNPRTGGAGAADLKEPNYYE
- a CDS encoding FAD-dependent oxidoreductase; the protein is MTNEKRWICTLCGYVHQGSTPPDTCPICGATPDLFELQTTTEAPRQESASDQWVCLTCDYIHQGTSPPATCPICGQGAEQFEPHRADQQGAGAAEAVSVVIVGAGIAGVSAAESIRRASPAARITLLGKEPDLPYYRINLTRYLAGEISRDDLTMHPEQWYTDNDIILRLSTEMRGFDPASGHLTLHTHEQLAFDRLILAMGAHPFVPPIPGATRKNVTVLRTLGDADFILGQLRPGLNCTIIGGGVLGLEAAGALVKRGASVTQLEGFPWLMPQQLNRTAGGLLARHAEKLGITIRTDARIKQIDGDERVHGVLLESGESIASDLVVITAGVRCNSYLPRQAQLTVNQGVVVDDHLKSSAGNILAVGDLAEHRGVCYGTWVPAQFQGSIAGLNAVGGKVEFAGIPRSNTLKVLNFDLFSIGQVHPDDGSYQSFEQMGNDCYHYVVFRDSRLVGAILMGDMGPAAAIKHLIEARTSCSDLLHRNPDIDGILAFIAAGSR